In one Mastacembelus armatus chromosome 19, fMasArm1.2, whole genome shotgun sequence genomic region, the following are encoded:
- the h1-0 gene encoding histone H1.0: MAETSAAPAKAKKASKPKKPASHPKYSEMIKAAIVHDASRSGASRQSIQKYVRKNYKVGDNADVQIKMALKRLVASGMLRHTKGIGASGSFRLTKPEDSKKSVKPVVAAKPKKAAKPTKPKKAAKPKKVAKTPEKPKKVPAKKVKKVAKKATPVKAKKAPAKKPKAAKPKAKPAKKAAKPKAKSPKKAAKTGKKK, from the coding sequence ATGGCAGAGACGTCGGCAGCTCCGGCCAAAGCTAAAAAGGCATCCAAGCCCAAAAAGCCCGCATCTCATCCCAAGTACTCGGAGATGATTAAAGCGGCCATCGTGCACGACGCCAGCCGGAGTGGAGCGTCCCGTCAGTCCATCCAGAAGTACGTGAGGAAGAACTACAAGGTGGGCGACAACGCCGATGTGCAGATTAAAATGGCCCTGAAGAGGCTGGTGGCATCCGGGATGCTGCGCCACACCAAAGGCATCGGCGCGTCCGGATCCTTCAGGCTGACCAAACCTGAGGACTCCAAAAAGTCCGTCAAGCCGGTGGTGGCTGCCAAACCCAAGAAGGCGGCGAAGCCCACCAAACCCAAGAAGGCGGCCAAGCCCAAGAAGGTAGCCAAGACGCCGGAAAAACCCAAGAAGGTCCCTgcaaagaaagtgaaaaaggtCGCGAAAAAGGCGACACCAGTGAAAGCCAAAAAGGCACCAGCTAAGAAGCCCAAGGCAGCCAAACCCAAGGCAAAACCAGCAAAGAAGGCAGCCAAGCCCAAGGCAAAGTCTCCCAAAAAAGCagccaaaacaggaaaaaagaagtaa